From the Bacteroidia bacterium genome, one window contains:
- a CDS encoding kelch motif-containing protein, with protein MNTKLFNVMLPVLALALMAGFPLAETHAQEWAWLKGSDGVDSPGVSGIKGVESPDNTPGCRKHAASWTDKDGNFWLFGGSVPGGSLNDLWKFNIQTRNWVWMSGSIAINQYGTYGTFRVEDDGNQPGSRAAPSAWTDEDGNLWLFGGVGYGAVGLGWLNDLWRYNIATGKWTWMKGGSQVSVPAVFGTQGVEDPSNRPGGKAEAACWTDQNGDLWLFGGHGHVPNAFGPMNDLWKYSIATGNWTWIKGSAWVWQYSIYNTIGVESASSTPGRRWGSAYWTDPAGNLWLFGGHGSGEATDGYLNDLWKFNVATGNWIWMHGAKIAAEYGAYGVKGIPASTNCPGARYLTASWSDGDGNLYLFGGQGHAATLIGYMNDIWKYHVATGEWTWMYGSDGTDLFGVYGSKGVASPSNIPGSRRSCRVWGDAYGRPWFFGGEGYSASSFGQLNDFWGYAPVAVCRDVTVLSDPTGFAMASVDNGSYDPENDPIVVTQLPPGPYPVGTTTVTLVVTDSKNDLSTCGAFVTVVDIRCGQNNNKVLVCHDGNSLCISPHALQAHLDHGDTPGHCPVQKHGDPTAAISPERLSVRNYPNPFGPSSAGGTAGTVISYALETGDDVRLTVLDSYGREVATLVEEKQEAGVYSTEFRPASLPSGMYRYALRVGNVLRTGTMVYLK; from the coding sequence ATGAACACAAAACTCTTCAACGTGATGCTGCCGGTCCTGGCGCTGGCGCTTATGGCTGGATTTCCGCTCGCAGAGACGCACGCTCAGGAATGGGCATGGCTGAAAGGATCCGACGGCGTGGACTCTCCGGGTGTCTCCGGGATCAAGGGGGTAGAGTCGCCGGACAACACCCCCGGGTGCCGGAAACACGCCGCATCCTGGACCGACAAGGACGGAAATTTCTGGCTGTTCGGAGGCAGCGTGCCCGGAGGATCGCTGAACGACCTGTGGAAATTCAACATCCAGACGCGAAACTGGGTATGGATGAGCGGTTCTATCGCGATCAACCAGTATGGAACCTACGGAACATTCCGCGTGGAGGATGACGGCAATCAGCCCGGCAGCCGTGCCGCTCCCTCAGCATGGACGGACGAAGATGGAAATCTTTGGCTCTTCGGTGGTGTAGGTTACGGGGCAGTCGGGTTAGGGTGGTTGAACGATCTGTGGCGGTACAACATCGCGACCGGAAAATGGACGTGGATGAAGGGCGGCTCGCAGGTGTCGGTCCCTGCGGTGTTCGGCACACAGGGCGTCGAAGATCCGTCGAACAGACCTGGTGGAAAAGCCGAGGCGGCGTGTTGGACGGACCAGAACGGCGACCTGTGGCTGTTCGGAGGCCACGGGCATGTGCCGAACGCTTTCGGACCGATGAACGACCTCTGGAAGTACAGCATCGCGACTGGGAACTGGACATGGATCAAGGGCTCGGCCTGGGTTTGGCAATACAGCATCTACAACACGATCGGAGTCGAGTCGGCGTCAAGCACGCCCGGCAGGAGATGGGGATCCGCTTACTGGACTGATCCGGCCGGAAATCTCTGGCTTTTCGGAGGTCACGGTTCGGGGGAAGCGACGGACGGATATCTGAACGACCTGTGGAAATTCAACGTCGCGACTGGCAACTGGATCTGGATGCATGGTGCCAAGATAGCTGCTGAATATGGTGCATACGGAGTCAAGGGGATACCTGCTTCGACGAATTGCCCTGGTGCGAGATACCTCACCGCTTCGTGGAGCGATGGAGATGGAAATCTGTACCTCTTTGGTGGCCAGGGACATGCGGCTACGTTGATAGGATATATGAACGACATTTGGAAATATCACGTGGCTACTGGAGAATGGACCTGGATGTATGGATCCGATGGAACCGATCTGTTCGGTGTGTATGGATCGAAGGGCGTTGCATCTCCTTCGAACATCCCGGGATCGAGACGCTCCTGCCGGGTGTGGGGTGATGCATACGGACGCCCGTGGTTCTTTGGTGGAGAAGGATATTCCGCATCCTCCTTTGGCCAACTGAACGATTTCTGGGGTTACGCGCCTGTCGCGGTTTGTCGCGATGTCACCGTGCTTTCCGATCCGACGGGCTTTGCCATGGCGTCGGTCGACAACGGTTCCTACGATCCGGAAAACGATCCGATTGTCGTAACGCAACTACCGCCGGGTCCCTATCCGGTGGGTACGACAACGGTTACACTCGTTGTTACAGATTCGAAGAATGACTTGTCAACATGCGGCGCTTTCGTCACCGTGGTGGATATCCGCTGCGGTCAGAACAATAACAAAGTTCTTGTATGCCATGACGGCAACTCGCTGTGTATAAGTCCTCACGCTCTGCAGGCCCACCTGGATCACGGCGACACGCCCGGCCACTGTCCCGTTCAGAAGCATGGCGACCCAACGGCAGCCATTTCACCAGAAAGGCTATCGGTAAGAAATTATCCCAATCCGTTTGGGCCATCCTCAGCGGGAGGAACAGCCGGTACCGTAATCTCCTATGCTCTCGAAACCGGAGACGATGTGCGCCTCACCGTTCTGGATTCCTACGGTCGCGAAGTGGCAACGCTCGTTGAGGAAAAACAGGAAGCCGGTGTTTACAGCACGGAGTTTCGTCCGGCCAGTCTTCCATCAGGAATGTACAGGTACGCACTTCGCGTAGGCAACGTGCTCCGGACCGGAACCATGGTGTATTTGAAATAG